The proteins below are encoded in one region of Segatella copri:
- a CDS encoding HlyD family secretion protein: MEQNENKNVETAEATQVSHEETRKKLKKQRVRQIVASLIGVAILAFGLWKIVCLFLDYNSNETSNDAQIEQYISPVNLRASGYIAKVCFREHQEVHKGDTLLVLDDREYRIRLMEAEAALKDAKAGANVINATEQTTETSASIYQASIDEINVRLAKLAKDCERYRNLVEKKAATPIQLEQLEVEYAATRKKLEGVKKQQAAAYKGVNEVTTRKQNVAASIERAEAAVEMAKLNLSYCVVVAPCDGKLGRRSIEEGQMVNAGTTITYIIPTNNKWVIANYKETQIENLYVGQKVRMTVDAISNKEFEGTVTAISGATGSKYSLVPTDNSAGNFVKIQQRVPVRIDFNNLSKEDNEHLAAGMMVVVKAERK; encoded by the coding sequence ATGGAACAGAACGAAAATAAAAATGTAGAAACAGCAGAGGCTACACAGGTATCTCACGAAGAAACCAGGAAGAAACTCAAGAAACAGCGCGTAAGACAGATTGTTGCCAGTCTGATAGGTGTTGCTATTCTGGCTTTCGGACTCTGGAAAATCGTATGCCTCTTCCTCGATTATAACTCTAACGAAACGAGCAATGATGCTCAGATAGAGCAATATATCTCGCCGGTTAATCTCCGTGCATCCGGCTATATCGCCAAGGTATGCTTCAGAGAACATCAGGAAGTACACAAGGGAGATACCCTCCTTGTGCTCGACGACCGGGAGTATCGTATCCGTCTGATGGAGGCTGAAGCAGCCCTCAAGGATGCCAAGGCAGGAGCCAATGTCATCAACGCTACAGAGCAGACCACCGAGACATCAGCTTCTATCTATCAGGCATCTATCGATGAAATAAATGTACGACTTGCCAAACTTGCCAAGGACTGCGAACGCTATCGCAACCTGGTAGAAAAGAAGGCGGCTACTCCTATCCAGCTCGAACAGCTGGAGGTGGAATATGCAGCTACCAGGAAGAAACTTGAAGGGGTAAAGAAGCAGCAGGCTGCTGCCTATAAGGGAGTAAACGAGGTAACTACCCGCAAGCAGAATGTGGCTGCCTCCATCGAGCGTGCCGAGGCTGCCGTAGAGATGGCAAAGCTGAATCTCTCTTACTGTGTGGTTGTGGCCCCTTGCGACGGTAAACTGGGTCGCCGCTCTATCGAGGAGGGACAGATGGTGAATGCAGGAACCACCATTACCTACATCATTCCAACCAACAACAAATGGGTGATTGCCAACTATAAGGAAACCCAGATAGAGAATCTCTATGTAGGACAGAAGGTGCGTATGACCGTAGATGCCATCAGTAACAAGGAGTTTGAGGGTACGGTGACCGCCATTTCTGGTGCTACCGGTTCGAAATATTCGCTGGTACCTACAGACAATTCGGCTGGCAACTTTGTCAAGATTCAGCAGCGTGTGCCTGTAAGAATCGATTTCAACAACCTCAGCAAAGAGGATAATGAGCATCTTGCTGCCGGCATGATGGTGGTTGTCAAGGCTGAGAGAAAGTAA